AAGGGAAGACATTCCGCGCAGGGCAGCTAGTATCATCAGGTACTTTCCTCTTACCACCACATTTAACTGCCGGCAAGTGGGAAGCCAAATTTGATAATGGCTTCGGCACTGTGAGTGTGGACGTAACCGACTAGATGACGAGAAAAGTAGCAGTAGTTGGAATGGGTCACGTTGGGGCAACGGTAGCGCACTATTTAGTTGCTGGTGGCTTTGTCGATGACCTCGCATTATTTGATACTAATGAAGCTAAGGTGCAAGCGGATGCTTTGGACTTACGAGATGCAATGGCCAATTTGCCTTACCATACTAACCTGACTGTTAATGATGAAAGCCAATTGCGTGATTGTGATGTGGTCGTGTCAGCCCTAGGGAAGTCAAAGTTGGTTGATACGCCAGATCATGATCGCTTTGCTGAATTTAAGTTTACGCGGACCCAAGTGCCCTTGGTAGCAAAGATGTTAGTAGACAATGGATTTCACGGTAAGTTAGTTGATGTTACTAACCCTTGTGATGTGATTACCTCAATGTACCAAAAATTAACGGGATTACCAAAAGAACACGTGATGGGGACGGGAACCTTACTCGACTCTGCACGGATGCGGGCCCGGGTTGGTGAAGCTTTGAAAGTTGATTCACGCTCTGTTGTTGGTTTTAATCTTGGGGAACATGGCAATTCGCAATTTACGGCATGGTCGACAGTCCGCGTCCTGGGGAAACCGGTCACTGAACTAGCAAAAGAACGGGGATTAAAGCTTTCTGAGCTAGAAGAACGTGCTCGTCAAGGAGGCTACCTCGTATATCAAGGGAAGAAATACACTAATTATGGTGTTGCCACGGCAGCAGTCCGGTTAACCAACGCATTATTGAATGATGCGCGAACTGAAATGCCAGTTTCTAATTATCGTGAAGAATACGGCACGTACCTTTCATATCCAGCTGTCGTTGGCCGTGACGGGGTAGTGGAGCAGCTGCATCTGGACTTGACGCCGGAAGAAGAATCAAAACTAGCAACATCCGCAACATACATCAAAGAACGATTGAAAAAAGAAGAAGAGCGAGCAAACCAGCTAGCTCAGGCAGAATAGATGACCAAGTTTAATTTTTCCAAACGCGTGCCAGCAGATGGAACAGATGCAGTCGGTGTAATCTTAAAAGCAGCGGCGGATCCAAAGATTATTTCTTTTGCTGGAGGATTGCCGGCGCCTGAGCTTTTCCCTGTCAAAGCGATGAAAGAAGCTGTTGACCAGGTGTTTGCTGAACGTGGTCAAGAAGTAATGCAGTATGGAGCCGCTAAAGGGGTGACAGCCCTCCGTGAATTGGTTCTCCAACGTGTCAAAGAAAAAGAAAACGTGACCGGACAGCTAGACAATGTGTTGATGACGACAGGTTCAGAACAAGCTCTTGACTTAGTCGGGAAGGCCTTTGTTAATCCTGGTGATACCGTACTGGTCGAACAGCCAACTTATCTTTGTGCTCTTGATGTCTTTAAATCATATGGTGCCAACTTTGTGGGGGTAGAAATGGATGAAGCGGGGATGAAGATGGATGCCCTAGAAGAAGCATTAAAGGCTCATCCGGAAGCTAAGTTGGTTTACACCGTGCCAAACTTTCAAAATCCAACTGGCCGAACCATGGCACTAAAGCGACGGGAAAAGCTGGCCGAACTAGCCGCTAAATATGATGTTTATGTGTTAGAGGATAATCCTTATGGTGAAATTCGTTTTAAGGGGCAGCATGTGCCAGCAGTTAAGTCGTTTGACAAAACCGGACACGTTTTCTATATGGGGACTTTCTCCAAGACGCTTGCTCCTGGTTTCCGTTTAGGATGGGTGGTAGCCGATGAAGCTGTTGTTAATAAGCTGACGGTACTAAAACAGTCTGCAGACTTGCATACAGATAACTTAGCCCAGTATGCCGTAGTAGAATTTCTGAAGCATAACGACCTTGATGCACATGTCAAGCAAATTAGTGACCTGTATGGGCAACGCAAAGCACTAATGACAGAGGGGCTAGAGAAATACTTCCCCCAAGGTGTTAAATATACTGATCCAGAAGGCGGAATGTTCCTATGGGTTGAAGTACCCGGAGTAGAAGATACTGTTGAGCTTTTTAAGCAATGTCTGGAACATAACGTGGCCTTTGTACCAGGTGACCCATTTTATGCAGGTGACCCACAGCCCGGTGCCTTCCGGTTGAACTACTCCAATGCTCAGGAAGACCAGATCAAGGCAGGAATGAAGCAACTCGGTGAAGCTCTGCAAGACGAGGGAGAGAATTAAGTGCGCTCAAATAAGTTAACCAAAATCATTATTACTTCGACTCTTGCACTATCTTTATTAGCAGTGCCAGTTAGCCAGGCCACAGTTTTGGCGGCTGAAACAACTAGTGAAAGTACGAGTAGCAGTTCAACTACCCAGACTCATACGTTAAATAAATCATATGTTGTATATGGAGCAGGGGCTGCCGAGAAGAATGAATTAAATAATGTGCTAGCAGTCGATGATAATTTTACAACGTTAACCGCTACTGCCAGTGATTATCAGAAGTATATCAATCCGAATGGTTCGACAACTAACGCCGCCATGGTTAGTTCGGTAGCAATTGTCCCTACCGATCCAGGTTCGGGGATTAAAGTTAATGTAAAAAAGTTTAATGGTGAGGATAATATTACTAAAGTAACCGCTCAACAATACGCCATGGTTGCGCAAATGGCGGGGGTTACGGATGTTACTATCACCGTTAGCGCTAACCGGGCCGTTTCTGGGGAGTCAGCTCTAACCGGAGTCTATAAAGCAATTGCGGCAGATGGAGTTAGTTTAAATGAGCAAAATACTCAATCTGCTAACCAAATGTTGACCGCAACAAATGGGGCAATTGAAGCCAATAAGGATGATAGTAAATATCCTGGTAAGTTGATGGCTGCGGTTGGTGATACCACTAAGGAAATTAACCAACAAAAGAAACAAGGAACTACCCCAACGCAAAATCAAATTCAAGTAATCTTTAATCAGAAACTTGAAGAGCGAAACATTTACAATGAAACAAAGAATCATGAACAACCAATTATCAATGCGCTTGTTCGGTTTAATAATGCTCCAATTAGTTCAAGTAAAGACTATAGCTCGCACGTAACTGATACGATTAATAATGTAAAGAATTCATCAGGAGATATGATGAATAAGGCGAAAAAATTCTTGAATTCTCAAGACGGGCAGGCAGTTAAGCAACAAGCTCAGTCTTGGTGGACCCGGTTTGTTAACTGGATCCGTAGCTGGTTTTAAATGACGAAAAAATTATTACTCCTTTCAACCGGTGGAACTATTGCCTCGGTTGTCTCTGATGAAGGACTAGCTCCAGGCGAATCTGGTGAAGAATTAATCAAAATGCTTGGTCGGCTGGAATATGACATTACTGTTCGTGATATTCTCGAATTAGATTCATCCAATATTCAACCAGAAGAATGGAAAATTATTGCCGAAACGATCTATGACCATCGTAATGAATATGATGGGATAGTCGTTTCACATGGGACAGATACGATGGCTTATACTGCTTCAATGCTGACTTTCATGCTTCAACATATAAATATTCCGGTTGTGCTAACTGGAAGCCAAGTTCCTATGAATGTGATTCTTAGTGATGCCCCTGATAACTTACGACTTGCCTTTGCAGCCGCTGCTAACTGCGAGCCAGGAGTCTATATTGCTTTTAATCGTAAAGTAATGCGTGGTTGTCGGAGTGTTAAAGTACGGACAACCGCCTTCGATGCCTTCGAAAGTGTGAATGTCCCACCAGTAGGAGAAGTTACTTCAGACGGTTTTTCCATTAGGGATCACCAGCATCCCCAACCTGGTAAAAGTCAATTAAATACTAAGATCGATACTCATGTTTCACTGGTAAAGCTCTTCCCAGGATTTGATCCTGCCTTGCTCCATGCAATGGCTAAAAATGGCTGTCACGGAATTGTGATTGAAGCGTATGGTCTCGGAGGAATGACCTCGATTCGGCGAAATATGGTCGCTGCGGTTGGTGAATTAATCCGCAATGGCATTCCAATTATTACTTCCAGTCAGTGTCTTTACGAACGAAGCGACTTGACAAAATACGAGGTCGGACGACTTGCACTACTAGAAGGAGCAATCAGCGCCCGCGATATGACTTCCGAAAGTGCCATCACTAAATTAATGTGGGGTCTTGGTCAAGGGATGGATGTTAAAGAAATTGCAGACTTCTTCAATACTGATGTTGCTGGTGAAGTAACTTTAGATTAAATGATTGATAATTACTTGCTTGAAGAATTAGTGACCTTCGCCAGTGAAAAAACACTTGCTAAAACCGCTGAAAAACTTAGCGTTACCCAGCCGACAGTTACCCGGGGGATGCAAAAATTAGAAGACGAGCTTGGGATTCAATTATTTGACCGCCAGCCCAACCGGATCGTCCTCACTGATACCGGAAAATTAGCTGCTGAAAAAGCTACTGAAGTTCTCGCCGTCAACCGTAATTTTGTTCAACAACTTCAAAATTATGCTGCTCGACAATCAGTAATTAAAATCGCATCAATTGCTCCGGGTCCATTAATTCTGCTTCGCGTAAAAAGTGCATCTTTTTCTACACAAATTTCGATTGACAAGAAGTTTATTACTCATGACCAAATCACCACTTCACTTTTAAATAATGAAGATTCAATAATTATCAGCGACCAAGAGATTCAGACTGATCAAATTGAATCGCGTTATTTAGGGACCGAAAATCTCTATGTTAATCTTGATAAATTTATGTACCTTGCTAATTCCCAACAGGTTTCTTTTAAGGACTTAGCCGGATTAAGTTTTGTCGTTTTGAACGATATCGGACCGTGGAAAGAAATTATCAAAAAATATATTCCAAATGCTAAATTTTTATATCAAGAAGAATGGGCCGCGCTTACTGAAATCACAAAATATTCTAGTTTTCCATACTTTAGTACTAATATAACAACAGTTAATCCACAACAACGTACGTCAAACGACGATCGAGTCCGACTCCCGATTACCGATGAAGTTGCGACAATGACGTTTTATGCTAATTACCTTAAGAAACAAAGAAAATCCTTAATGCCCTTACTTAATGAAATTAGCCAAAGCTGGCCTAATTTAAGTTAAATGACAAATGTACCAACAGTAAAATTAAATAACGGAGTAGAAATGCCAACCCTTGGATTTGGAGTATTCCAAGTTCCAGACTTAAGTCAAGCTGAACAAGCAGTTACCGATGCTCTTGAAGTCGGCTATCGTTTAATTGATACTGCTGCTGTTTACCAAAATGAAGAAGCAGTTGGCAAGGCAATTAAGAATAGTAGTGTAAACCGTGAAGATGTCTTTGTAACTTCTAAGTTATGGGTGTCTGATTTTAACTATAAGCGGGCTAAAGCAGGGATTGACGCTTCACTGCAAAAGCTTGGCCTTGATTACATGGATCTTTACCTTCTTCATCAACCATATGGCGATACAATGGGTGCTTGGCGAACATTACAAGAAGCACAAAAGGAAGGTAAGATTCGCGCAATCGGTGTATCGAACTTCTACGCTGATCAACTAAAGGATCTTGAATTAACAATGCCTGTTAAGCCAGCGGTCAACCAAATTGAAGTTAACCCTTGGTACCAACAAGACCAAGAAGTTAAGTTTGCGCAAAGTGAAGATATTCGTGTTGAAGCATGGGCACCATTTGCGGAAGGTAGGCATGATATCTTTACCAACGAAACAATTGCGGAGACTGCTGCTAAATATGGCAAGAGCAATGGTCAAGTAATTCTTCGCTGGCTTTTACAACGGGGCATTACTGTCATTCCAAAGTCAGTCCACAAGAACCGGATGGAAGAAAACATCGATGTTTTTGATTTTGAACTTTCCGATGATGATATGAAAAAAATGGCTAGTCTTAACAAGAACGAAAGTCAATTCTTTGACCACCGTGACCCGGTTACGATTGAACAGATCTTTGGCTCCAGCTTAAAGATGGTTCAAGATGATGAAAAATAAATGAAATATGCTGTAACTGCTGCTACTGGTAACTTAGGACAAGCTGCTGTTAAAGAATTAAACAAGTTAGCTGGTGCAGAAAATGTTATTGCTATTGCCCGGAACACTGATAAGGCTGCTAAGCTCTTTCCTAATAATGAAGTTCGTCAAGGAGATTACGAAGATAAGTCATCAATGATCAATACTTTTAATGGAATCGATCACGTTCTCTTTATTTCATCTCAACCAGGTGGTAAGGTTGATCGTGCTACTGCTCATGCTAATGTAGTTGATGCATTAAAGGAAAACAATATTAAATTTGTTGCCTATACTAGTTTTCCCGACGCACAAAATTCTACTGCTGCCCTTGCAACTGACCACCGCCTTACAGAAAATGCAATTAAAGAAGCAGGCATTGATCACTCATTCCTTCGTAACAACTGGTATCTTGAAAACGAAATTGGTTTCCTTCAAAGTGGAGCTGCTAGTTGCGATGCATTGTACTGGGCTAACAACAAAGCTGGTTGGGCACTTGAACTTGATTACGCAGAAGGGGCTGCAAAAGTTATTACCAGTGAAGATCCTCGTGAAGTTTACGAATTTGCTGGTAAAACCCGTACTTATGATGAATTAGGAAAAGCTCTCCAAGAAGCTACTGGCAATGATTTTACTATCAAGCAGATTTCCCATGATGATTATGTAAAATCATTAGAAAAAGCTGGCTTAGATACTCCAACAGCTGAACTTTTCGCATCATTCCAAGACCCAATCAACTCTGGAAATCTTAATAAAGAAAGTAACGATTTAGAAGAAGTTCTTGGACACCCCGTTACTCCACTTGTTGATGCTATCAAAGAAGTCCTTGCACGGTAAGTGCAATTAATTATTACTGATGCTGCTAGCAAGTGGTTCCAACAAAAATTTAACCTCGCTAGTGGAAATGGAGTAAAATTTTATGGTAAAACAATTCAACCACACAATGTTAAACATGGTCCTAAGCAAGGGTATAAACCAGAATCGACGCTCGATGAGGCAACAATCGTCATAAAAAAAGATGGTATTAATTACCATGTTAACTTTGCGGATGCTTGGTTCTTCTCAGGACTAGTTGTTACTGTTGATTATCAGCAAGAGGCAGAAGAGCCAGTTTTTATTTTTCGCCGTGAAGATAATGGTGGAACAGATGTTGATGCTGCAACTGGGGCATCACGAAAGTATGAAGAATATTGGGAATAAATGAGAATCAATGTTTTGCAACACACGCCAAATGAAGGACCAGGAACAATTCAAGAATGGTCACAGGATCGCGGACATGAGATGTACGTTTATCATCCCTATCAGTTTGGTAATTTGCCGACTGCTGATGAGACTGATATGTTGATTATTCTTGGCGGTCCCATGAGCCCTAATGACGACTTAACGTGGATCAAGCAAGAGCGAGTTTTAATTCAGCGACTATTGGATGCTCATAAGCCAATTTTTGGCGCGTGTTATGGGGCTCAACAGATCGCTAAGACACTCGGTTATGCCGTAAAGAAGGCACCACATAAAGAAGTTGGTTGGGCGCCGGTGTATCTAAAAAGCGATCTTATTTCCGATATTCCCCAAAAATTAACTGCTCTGCATTGGCACGAAGAGATGTTTGAAGTTCCAGCTCAAGCAGACTTATTATTTAGTAGTGACTTAGTTAAAAATCAAGGCTTTGTTATGAACGGTAATGTTATTGGACTTCAGTTCCACTTTGAGCCGACAGCAGATAATGTTCGCGAGATTGCTGTAAATGATGATCAGTATCCATTAGACCATAATGATCTTCACCAAAATGGAAAAGAAATTATTCAGCATGGCGTTCCGGCTGAAAATAAGCGAGTTATGTATCGGTTATTGGATTTTATCGCAAATAGCTAAATGATGGCAAATTTTGAAAATTTTCTTTGGTGGATATTCATTATCTTTACCCTAACTTGTGGCGGCTTTTGTATTGAGGCTCACTATCGATATAAAAATAAAGACGGGATTGATAATGAGCACAAATTTTCAAATAAATATAAGTATTTTGGCCAACCTGTTTATGACAAACAGAATAAAATTCATGGTTATGAACTTTTATTACGGGAATACAATCATCATACTAATAAATGGCAATTACCACGAAACGTTGTGGACTTCCCCCTCAGTAAAATTGTTTCTACAATCCAAGAAATCAATCCACAGTTAAAAGATATCGCAAACTTATCGTTAAATATGACCGTCAGCCAAATTACCGATTTTCGCGCTGAGTATTTCTTTACTTGGGTCTTAGGAACGACAAATATTAAGCAACTAGTCATTGAATTAGATGCTAATGATATTAGACGTGCCAATATTTTTAAACGTAAAGAAATATTATATATACTAAGAAAAATCAAACGACTTCAAATTAAAGTTACTATTGAAAATATTGATTCTTCTAAAAAAACATACAATTTGTTACAGCAGTATTTGCCAGATATTGCCTATTTAAAATTTAATATTCATTCTTTTAATAAGTCAGCAAATCACTGGATAGATGTTACACTCGCACAGTGGCAACGAAGAAGCGCCATTTTTAACATTGAAATGATTGTCGGTAAAATTGAAGATGCTAACCATATTGCATTAGTAAATCAACTAAATATCCCTTTCCGTCAAGGTTATGCTTACGGTCATCCAGAAAATTTAAAAAAATAAATGGTTTCTAACATTTTCTATGAAGCATTTCAAACTAACTCCCCATGGATGATCTCTCTTATAATAATCAATTTAATTTTATGTATATATCCTATTTTAGGAGCGATGTTCTGGTTCTTTGGTGCAATATCATATGTTCTATTTCGCCAAAAAGAAGAATTACCACCAAAAGCTGAAATTACCACCGAACCTTTTGTCACGATTATGATTCCAGCTCATAACGAAGAAATAGTAATAAAAAGCACTTTAGAGTATTTATTAACCCAATTGAATTACCATAATTATGAAGTGCTGGTAATGGATGACGGAAGCGATGATCGCACCCCTGAGATTCTTCGCTCAATGCAAGCAAAACATTCTCGTCTCAGAGTTATTAGAATCGAACAAAATCAAGGAAAGGCCCATGCATTTAATATTGGGCTTTTCTTTGCTAAGGGTGAATATATTTTGAGCAATGATGCTGATACTATCCCTGAAACTGATGCACTGATAAAGTATATGCAATATTTTACAAGTACTAACGGGATTAACTATGCTGCTATTACTGCTAATATGGACGTTTATAATCGTTCCTCATTATGGGGTAAATCTCAAACGGTTGAATTTTCCAGTATTGTTGGCATAATCAAACGAAGTCAAACTGCCATTAATAACACGATGTATGCATACAGCGGTGCAAATACCATGTATCGACGCGATTTTCTTATTAACGTTGGTGGTTTCCGCCAAGATCGGGCGACTGAGGATATTAGCATTGCCTGGGACCATACCTTTATTAATGCTACTCCGAAGTTTGCTCCAGATATCGTTTTCCATATGAATGTTCCTGAAACGTTTCACGATTTATATCGGCAACGTAAGCGATGGGCCCAAGGTGGGACAGAAGTTTGGCTTTCTAATTTTCTGAAGGTTTTTCGCCATCCGTGGCAATATCGGTTTGTCATCCCCATGCTAACAGACACAACCTTATCGATTATTTGGTCTTTCTTTTTTTGGATAACAAGTATCATTTTCATTATTACAATGTTGTATTTTGCAATAATTGGTAACTACGAACGGATTTGGCACGGCATTGTTATGAGTATGATCTTTGTCAACTTTCAATTAATAGCCGGTCTTTTTCAAGTACTGGCGGCATTGATTCTTGATTTTAATGGATCTAAGTTACGCTATTTAATGTTTTCGCCACTTTATCTCTTATTTACCTGGATCGTTAATCCTTTAACAATCGTTACTACATTTCATAAAGCGATAAAAACTGTTACCGGCCATGGAAGTGGTAAATGGGTTAGTCCTGAAAGAAAGGTAGTTGACAATGATGGCAAATTTTGAATGAAAAATAATTACCATGATATGTATTTTGAGCACCACCACTGGCTCTTAAAAATTCGACAAACACTAATTATGTTCCTTAGCTGGTGCATTTTACTTATCCCCATTATTATCACTACTTCAACCTATGTGGCTTACCGGACAAATGGTCATCGCGGGCATTTTTTCTGGGATTATGCTCAAGGATTTCGTGAACTTAATTTTTTAGTAATCATTTTGCTATTTGCTTTAGGAATGATTGGGGTATTCTGCATTACAATGGGATATATCCAAGCTCAAAGGACTCGTGGACTAACTACAAAATGGCCCATGTTCGACATTAACAAAAGTCATTTACAACGCCAACGAGCTGAATCATTCATGACTAAGCAGTTTGGTGATTTTGAGATGCGAATAAATACGCGCAATTTTGCTGTTAAGCCTGAACAAAATCTAGCCAAGAATAAACTGCGCGATATTATTAACAAGCCCATAGGAGATGATAAAGATGGTTTCTAATTGGCGCTTAAACTTTTTTACGCGATACTCTATTTACCAATCATCGTTATTTGTATGATTATCAGTCAAATTTATTTTGAACGGTATTGGGTTTCGTATAAGAATTCACGGTTAACTAGTTGGGGGCTAGGAGCCGTTATTATAATTACTTACTTTATTCAGGAATTTTGTTTGTTTCAGTTGTCCTTATTTAATATCGGGCAAGTTGTTTTCATGCAAGTTGTTTCTGTCACAATGCTTTTTCGCGATAAAGTATATAAAATATGGTGGGTATTATTAGCTCTAACCCCGTTATTTGTGAATGTCGTGGAATACTTAATGGGGATTTTACCGCTAAAGGACTGGTGGTATTGGATCATTGAATCGATTGTTTTTACGACAATTTGTTTGGTTTTAACGCGGTGGCGCAGCATTTCTAAAAGAATTAGTTATTTTTATGCCATTGCATCGCTAGGAATAGTTGAGTTAGTATCGCTGGGGATTAACCATAGCTTTTCACCTGTAAGTGTTGCCGCAGCCACGTTAGGATTATTCGTTATTGCGATGTTTGAAGAGCAACGTTTTTATAGTGAGAAGAAAAATGAGCAAAAAATAAAACTTCTTGAAAAAGAAAGTGAACGTGACTATTTGACAGGGTTACTTAACTACCGAGCGCTTAGTCAAGAAATTAATCGATTAGATAATAATAGTGAAATCCATAATATCGTAATCGGGGCATTAGATATTGATCACTTTAAGAAGATAAATGATACATACGGTCACTTTGCTGGTAATGAAGTGTTAAATTATTTTTCAACAGTTTTTCGCGAACAAATTCATTCCGCATTTTCCAAGCATGGTTATGTATATCGCTTCGGGGGTGAAGAATTCACTATTGTAGTTTCTAACCATTCACTAGAAGAGGTTTATCAATTACTACAGTCAATTGAAAAATTCTTTAATAATAAATTGATTGTTACCAAGGAGGGAATGAAATTAACAATTAGCTTTTCATGCAGTTTAACTGATCATTTGAATGATGAATTACTTGACACGACCCTGAAGCGAGCTGATAATATGTTATATGGTGTAAAGAACAATGGCCGGGGATGGATTGTTACTGATCAGCATCACCAACGTCCTCGAAAGACTAGTTCAGAACGTAAAATAAATAGCAATTATTAAATGTACAATATATTTCAGCCAATCCTTAGTGTTGATCAAGCGATGAATGCTGAAATTGACACTTATGAAATGCTTATTCGAAATAATAATGGCGAATTTCCAGGAATTAATTTCTTGCACAGTCTCACAACACAAGAGGGTAACGATGCATGGATTAAGGTAAGCCGTAAATCATTAAAAAATGCTTTAAACGAGCAACAAAATCGCAAAATATATATTAATTTAGAACCATGTCAAATGAAATTTGAAAGTATTTGGCAATTTTTAGCAGAGATTCGCGAAGCATATCACGATCACGTGGCCATTGAGATTACGGAACGCCGCGAAACGATTCATAGTCTTGATTACTTAGATAGAGAAATCCAACGTCTCAAGGAAATGGGCTTTGAATTGGCGATTGATGATGTGTGTGCGGGTAGTAATAGCTATGCATTCATTAAGAGACAGCTAAAGGTTGTTAGTCGAATCAAATTATCGCTATTACTTTTTAAGGATGAAGA
The genomic region above belongs to Limosilactobacillus reuteri and contains:
- a CDS encoding L-lactate dehydrogenase — its product is MTRKVAVVGMGHVGATVAHYLVAGGFVDDLALFDTNEAKVQADALDLRDAMANLPYHTNLTVNDESQLRDCDVVVSALGKSKLVDTPDHDRFAEFKFTRTQVPLVAKMLVDNGFHGKLVDVTNPCDVITSMYQKLTGLPKEHVMGTGTLLDSARMRARVGEALKVDSRSVVGFNLGEHGNSQFTAWSTVRVLGKPVTELAKERGLKLSELEERARQGGYLVYQGKKYTNYGVATAAVRLTNALLNDARTEMPVSNYREEYGTYLSYPAVVGRDGVVEQLHLDLTPEEESKLATSATYIKERLKKEEERANQLAQAE
- a CDS encoding PLP-dependent aminotransferase family protein; this translates as MTKFNFSKRVPADGTDAVGVILKAAADPKIISFAGGLPAPELFPVKAMKEAVDQVFAERGQEVMQYGAAKGVTALRELVLQRVKEKENVTGQLDNVLMTTGSEQALDLVGKAFVNPGDTVLVEQPTYLCALDVFKSYGANFVGVEMDEAGMKMDALEEALKAHPEAKLVYTVPNFQNPTGRTMALKRREKLAELAAKYDVYVLEDNPYGEIRFKGQHVPAVKSFDKTGHVFYMGTFSKTLAPGFRLGWVVADEAVVNKLTVLKQSADLHTDNLAQYAVVEFLKHNDLDAHVKQISDLYGQRKALMTEGLEKYFPQGVKYTDPEGGMFLWVEVPGVEDTVELFKQCLEHNVAFVPGDPFYAGDPQPGAFRLNYSNAQEDQIKAGMKQLGEALQDEGEN
- a CDS encoding DUF1002 domain-containing protein produces the protein MRSNKLTKIIITSTLALSLLAVPVSQATVLAAETTSESTSSSSTTQTHTLNKSYVVYGAGAAEKNELNNVLAVDDNFTTLTATASDYQKYINPNGSTTNAAMVSSVAIVPTDPGSGIKVNVKKFNGEDNITKVTAQQYAMVAQMAGVTDVTITVSANRAVSGESALTGVYKAIAADGVSLNEQNTQSANQMLTATNGAIEANKDDSKYPGKLMAAVGDTTKEINQQKKQGTTPTQNQIQVIFNQKLEERNIYNETKNHEQPIINALVRFNNAPISSSKDYSSHVTDTINNVKNSSGDMMNKAKKFLNSQDGQAVKQQAQSWWTRFVNWIRSWF
- a CDS encoding asparaginase, with protein sequence MTKKLLLLSTGGTIASVVSDEGLAPGESGEELIKMLGRLEYDITVRDILELDSSNIQPEEWKIIAETIYDHRNEYDGIVVSHGTDTMAYTASMLTFMLQHINIPVVLTGSQVPMNVILSDAPDNLRLAFAAAANCEPGVYIAFNRKVMRGCRSVKVRTTAFDAFESVNVPPVGEVTSDGFSIRDHQHPQPGKSQLNTKIDTHVSLVKLFPGFDPALLHAMAKNGCHGIVIEAYGLGGMTSIRRNMVAAVGELIRNGIPIITSSQCLYERSDLTKYEVGRLALLEGAISARDMTSESAITKLMWGLGQGMDVKEIADFFNTDVAGEVTLD
- a CDS encoding LysR family transcriptional regulator, translating into MIDNYLLEELVTFASEKTLAKTAEKLSVTQPTVTRGMQKLEDELGIQLFDRQPNRIVLTDTGKLAAEKATEVLAVNRNFVQQLQNYAARQSVIKIASIAPGPLILLRVKSASFSTQISIDKKFITHDQITTSLLNNEDSIIISDQEIQTDQIESRYLGTENLYVNLDKFMYLANSQQVSFKDLAGLSFVVLNDIGPWKEIIKKYIPNAKFLYQEEWAALTEITKYSSFPYFSTNITTVNPQQRTSNDDRVRLPITDEVATMTFYANYLKKQRKSLMPLLNEISQSWPNLS
- a CDS encoding aldo/keto reductase; amino-acid sequence: MTNVPTVKLNNGVEMPTLGFGVFQVPDLSQAEQAVTDALEVGYRLIDTAAVYQNEEAVGKAIKNSSVNREDVFVTSKLWVSDFNYKRAKAGIDASLQKLGLDYMDLYLLHQPYGDTMGAWRTLQEAQKEGKIRAIGVSNFYADQLKDLELTMPVKPAVNQIEVNPWYQQDQEVKFAQSEDIRVEAWAPFAEGRHDIFTNETIAETAAKYGKSNGQVILRWLLQRGITVIPKSVHKNRMEENIDVFDFELSDDDMKKMASLNKNESQFFDHRDPVTIEQIFGSSLKMVQDDEK
- a CDS encoding NAD(P)H-binding protein produces the protein MKYAVTAATGNLGQAAVKELNKLAGAENVIAIARNTDKAAKLFPNNEVRQGDYEDKSSMINTFNGIDHVLFISSQPGGKVDRATAHANVVDALKENNIKFVAYTSFPDAQNSTAALATDHRLTENAIKEAGIDHSFLRNNWYLENEIGFLQSGAASCDALYWANNKAGWALELDYAEGAAKVITSEDPREVYEFAGKTRTYDELGKALQEATGNDFTIKQISHDDYVKSLEKAGLDTPTAELFASFQDPINSGNLNKESNDLEEVLGHPVTPLVDAIKEVLAR
- a CDS encoding HesB/YadR/YfhF family protein — encoded protein: MQLIITDAASKWFQQKFNLASGNGVKFYGKTIQPHNVKHGPKQGYKPESTLDEATIVIKKDGINYHVNFADAWFFSGLVVTVDYQQEAEEPVFIFRREDNGGTDVDAATGASRKYEEYWE
- a CDS encoding type 1 glutamine amidotransferase — its product is MRINVLQHTPNEGPGTIQEWSQDRGHEMYVYHPYQFGNLPTADETDMLIILGGPMSPNDDLTWIKQERVLIQRLLDAHKPIFGACYGAQQIAKTLGYAVKKAPHKEVGWAPVYLKSDLISDIPQKLTALHWHEEMFEVPAQADLLFSSDLVKNQGFVMNGNVIGLQFHFEPTADNVREIAVNDDQYPLDHNDLHQNGKEIIQHGVPAENKRVMYRLLDFIANS
- a CDS encoding EAL domain-containing protein yields the protein MMANFENFLWWIFIIFTLTCGGFCIEAHYRYKNKDGIDNEHKFSNKYKYFGQPVYDKQNKIHGYELLLREYNHHTNKWQLPRNVVDFPLSKIVSTIQEINPQLKDIANLSLNMTVSQITDFRAEYFFTWVLGTTNIKQLVIELDANDIRRANIFKRKEILYILRKIKRLQIKVTIENIDSSKKTYNLLQQYLPDIAYLKFNIHSFNKSANHWIDVTLAQWQRRSAIFNIEMIVGKIEDANHIALVNQLNIPFRQGYAYGHPENLKK